The nucleotide sequence TGGAAAAACGGCAAAGGCTGTACGTCAGGATTTTCATGCCAAAGTTTTCCTTTTAACACTATGTGCAGCATATTGCCATCCTATTGAAGCTAAAGTCCTGGCTGAATATGAGGAGGAGCAAAAGGAACAGGAACAAAAGGAAGAGGAACAGAAAGAAGAGAAAGGAAAAAAGAAGCGAAAATACCGGCAAAAACCTAATAAGACAAATGCTTTAGCAAACTTAATGGACATGCTTATCCCAATTTTCCTTAAAAGAAAATACCGAAAAGCCGTTAAAGCATTTGATGATATTGTCTCCAGAACCAAAGAAGTTGTAAGGCCAGACAGAAAAGTAGATCGACCTAAAAAAATAAAAAAACCACACTCGATGAACTATAAAAAACTGTGACCATTATCACTAACTAAACGACATTGCCTTTGTTATACCTTCTCCTTATAACTTGCTCAGGAATATTATGTCCTCCCTCTCTAACCCGTTCTTTTACTCTTTCTATTGCAAGTTCCTGAGAGTTGAGCCAAAAGTACAACAAGGTCACCTCATATCCACTTTCTTTTGCCCGTTTTACAGTATTAACGTAACTTCTGGTAGATAAAGTTGTCTCAAAGGCAAAATCAGCTTTAATTCTCATCAAATCATCAATCCTCTCCAACATAATCCTTCCGGCTTCTAAAGAAACTTTTTCTGGCTGAAATGGAGAAAGTCCTTTTGCAATTTCATCTGCATTTACAAATTCCTTACAATTAAGTATTTCAGGAAGTATATTATAGGAAGCAGTTGTTTTTCCTGCTCCGTTACATCCAGAAATTATATAAAGATTTGGCATTCAGCTGTTATTTTTGACTAAAGTACGATTTTTTCTGCATAGGGCATAACGTCAGGCTATGAGAGGCCGCAGTTTATGTACGCCAACCTCGAAGCCTTGTAAAGCTTAAATATAACGATTAACAGGGAAAAGTCAACGATCCCTGCGGTCTCTTATAGCTATTGTTGTACTAAACCTACGGTAGTTTTTGAAAGCAGCGAATAAAGGTTAACTTTTTATCAAAGTAAATTTTCACTTTAAATTAATTACCATGAAAAAAAAAGCCAACCATTATTCAAACCGCATGTTCTAAGGTAGCAGGTTTTCAGGAATTTTATGACAAGTTTCGCAAAAAAATAACTGTCGCCGGGAAGAGTCAAAGTACCGTCAACAATTACACCCGGCACCTTGCCAAAATTGCCCTCCACTTTGACCAAGTTCCCACAGAAGTAGACCCCGACCAGATCAACGACTACCTCTTCCTGGTTAAAGAGCAGCACGAAAGCCCATCGGAAACCTATTTTAAATTTACCGTTTATGCCCTCCGCTATGCTTACCGGATAGAAGGGCTCAAAGACAAACGCATCGAGCTACCGTCTATCAAAAAGGACAAAAGGCTACCTGTCGTACTGAGCCGTGAAGAAGTAAAACGGCTACTGTGCACTCCAAAGCTGCTCAAGCACCGGGTCCTTATCGGACTGCTGTATGGCTGTGGGCTGAGATGTTTTGAAGCACGGGGCATCAAACTGCCAGACCTGGACTTTGACCGAAAAGCGCTCCTTGTACATGGCAAAGGCAACAAAGACCGATATGTCCCCCTCAGCGATATGCTCATCAGAGGCCTAAAAACTTATATTGATGCCGAGCGGCCCGAAGAATGGCTTTTTAACGGAAAACCCGAAGGCTGTGCAGGTGGAGACTTTGACGGCAGGTATTCACAGCGCGGTGTCCAGTGGGCCATAAGACAGGCTGCCAAAGATGCAGGCATTGAAAAAGCGGTAAACGTACACACCCTGCGGCATACTTACGCTACGCACCTTTTGGAGGAAGGGCTCAACATCATGACCATTAAAGACCTCCTCGGCCATGCATGTGTCCAGACAACCATGGTCTACCTCCATGTCGCCCAGTCCGGCAGGCAAAAACCGTTCAGCCCGCTTGACTCTTTATACCCCTCTAAGCAATGAGGGCGCAACATGAAGTGGCCCATGTCCTGAAAAAAACATTGGCCAAAAGTGGAAAGCCACCCCAACATAAACAGGTGGCAGCTCCGCACTTTAGGTGCCCTTATGCGCTGCCGTACCAATGCCATGGGCGGGCATAT is from Cytophagaceae bacterium ABcell3 and encodes:
- a CDS encoding zeta toxin family protein is translated as MPNLYIISGCNGAGKTTASYNILPEILNCKEFVNADEIAKGLSPFQPEKVSLEAGRIMLERIDDLMRIKADFAFETTLSTRSYVNTVKRAKESGYEVTLLYFWLNSQELAIERVKERVREGGHNIPEQVIRRRYNKGNVV
- a CDS encoding tyrosine-type recombinase/integrase, with product MSREEVKRLLCTPKLLKHRVLIGLLYGCGLRCFEARGIKLPDLDFDRKALLVHGKGNKDRYVPLSDMLIRGLKTYIDAERPEEWLFNGKPEGCAGGDFDGRYSQRGVQWAIRQAAKDAGIEKAVNVHTLRHTYATHLLEEGLNIMTIKDLLGHACVQTTMVYLHVAQSGRQKPFSPLDSLYPSKQ